One window of the Natrinema sp. CBA1119 genome contains the following:
- a CDS encoding Nramp family divalent metal transporter, which yields MSTKNFTPLQDVTGFTQKYGLAFVMVASYFGSGSVFIASQAGVMHGYTLLWAAVGAAVLGFIAQDMSARLGIHGTSLMVFTREKLGRPLATVIALFLSIGCIAWTLGLVAAVGAGLSFLLGGAVAWQPIAILTTFAAIGVGLLRYDTVENMMIAMMLSLMVIFVIVALPSGADPSSVATGFVPGTDTLGALAMAAGLLGTTALWPNFFLESILVHTKGWTDESDLPEVRTDLAIGYAVGGITTVAILIAAAALLRPMGYTELESFITPGEALVEVLGTWAMVLFVGGVIAAAFNSIIPIMWTPAYIIPQAAGYSVQKGDRLFNVLFAGLTGVGVFSPLVSWWLDLSVVDMVILFPMYNGIFALPIAAILLFWAVNDRETMGEHTNSRRLNSVNALLVLLAVVLAILSFRDFMTLITGGGF from the coding sequence ATGAGTACGAAGAACTTCACTCCGTTGCAGGACGTGACCGGATTCACGCAGAAGTACGGGCTGGCGTTCGTGATGGTCGCCAGTTACTTCGGCTCTGGTTCGGTATTCATCGCCAGCCAAGCAGGCGTTATGCACGGATACACGCTGCTCTGGGCCGCCGTGGGTGCAGCAGTACTCGGATTTATTGCCCAGGACATGAGCGCTCGGTTGGGCATCCACGGAACGTCACTGATGGTGTTCACTCGCGAAAAACTGGGTCGACCACTGGCGACAGTGATCGCACTCTTCCTGTCGATTGGCTGTATCGCCTGGACGCTCGGGTTGGTCGCCGCTGTCGGCGCTGGTCTCTCCTTCCTGCTCGGGGGCGCCGTCGCCTGGCAGCCCATCGCCATACTCACGACGTTCGCTGCGATCGGTGTCGGGCTGTTGCGGTACGACACCGTCGAGAACATGATGATCGCGATGATGCTCTCGCTGATGGTCATCTTCGTGATCGTCGCCCTGCCGAGCGGCGCTGACCCGAGCAGTGTTGCGACCGGGTTCGTACCGGGAACGGACACACTGGGTGCGCTGGCGATGGCCGCGGGACTGCTCGGGACGACCGCACTGTGGCCAAACTTCTTCCTGGAATCGATTCTCGTCCATACCAAGGGCTGGACCGACGAGAGCGACCTCCCGGAGGTCCGGACGGATCTGGCGATCGGCTACGCCGTCGGCGGGATCACGACGGTCGCGATCCTGATCGCCGCAGCGGCACTACTGCGTCCGATGGGGTACACCGAACTCGAGTCGTTCATCACGCCGGGCGAGGCGCTGGTTGAAGTACTCGGAACGTGGGCGATGGTGCTGTTCGTCGGCGGCGTGATCGCCGCGGCGTTCAACAGTATCATCCCGATCATGTGGACGCCAGCGTACATCATTCCGCAGGCTGCAGGCTACTCGGTTCAGAAGGGGGATCGATTGTTCAACGTCCTGTTCGCGGGACTGACTGGGGTCGGCGTCTTCTCGCCACTGGTGAGCTGGTGGCTAGATCTGTCGGTCGTCGACATGGTGATCCTGTTTCCGATGTACAACGGAATCTTCGCACTACCGATCGCAGCCATCCTGCTGTTCTGGGCGGTTAACGACCGCGAGACGATGGGCGAGCATACCAATTCTAGACGGCTAAACAGCGTCAATGCACTGCTTGTACTACTCGCGGTTGTCCTCGCGATCCTGTCCTTCCGAGACTTTATGACACTCATCACTGGCGGAGGGTTCTGA
- a CDS encoding DUF5783 family protein → MTEFDPEKFEEKYVHYFAELEEAYSAAYQQLHGQYDSAVLRAIDRQVLSESEPFYEGSAEHRFATDSSGHSPREHDGEFRVELPENPRDRVGAVADHEQFEPVLEAFVDRIEGELQRIFEFDETA, encoded by the coding sequence ATGACCGAGTTCGACCCCGAGAAGTTCGAGGAGAAGTACGTCCACTATTTTGCAGAACTCGAGGAGGCGTACTCCGCGGCGTATCAGCAGTTGCACGGCCAATACGATTCGGCGGTACTCCGTGCCATCGACCGGCAGGTGCTGAGCGAGAGCGAACCGTTCTACGAAGGGAGCGCGGAGCATCGCTTCGCGACCGATTCGAGCGGGCACAGCCCGCGAGAACATGATGGCGAGTTCCGCGTCGAACTCCCGGAAAATCCGCGAGACCGGGTCGGCGCGGTGGCTGACCACGAACAGTTCGAGCCCGTCCTCGAGGCGTTCGTCGACCGAATCGAGGGCGAACTTCAGCGAATTTTCGAGTTCGACGAGACCGCGTGA
- a CDS encoding translation initiation factor eIF-2B, whose product MIDETAEEIREMQTHSSSVVAVHAVQALEELVEREFATVEEYVRALERNGSVLRRANPSHASLQNAVREVVDDVADAEPDSVEDAHRLTSKKIDEVVSRIESGKRLAAENAVEHLADGATLLTHDYSSTVIQALEQATAAGKTFEVYVTEARPRYLGRKTARTLAEMDRVETTLLTDSAHGVYLEECDRVIVGMDCIVDETLYNRVGTFPIASTAARLDVPVTVLGSASKIVSEGFVFENEFRPGSEVMAEPADGFDVENPAYDATPVELLESVITDEGREQF is encoded by the coding sequence ATGATCGACGAGACGGCCGAGGAAATTCGGGAGATGCAGACGCACAGTTCCTCGGTGGTTGCTGTCCACGCGGTCCAGGCCCTCGAGGAGCTTGTCGAGCGCGAATTCGCGACCGTCGAGGAGTACGTCCGCGCGCTCGAGCGCAACGGCTCCGTGTTGCGACGGGCGAACCCCTCACACGCCTCGCTGCAAAACGCCGTCCGGGAGGTCGTCGACGACGTGGCCGACGCCGAGCCCGACAGCGTCGAGGACGCTCACCGACTCACGAGCAAGAAGATCGACGAGGTCGTCTCGCGGATCGAGTCCGGCAAGCGGCTGGCCGCCGAAAACGCCGTCGAACACCTCGCGGACGGCGCGACGCTGCTAACCCACGACTACTCTTCGACGGTGATCCAGGCCCTCGAGCAGGCGACCGCGGCCGGCAAGACGTTCGAGGTCTACGTCACCGAGGCCCGACCGCGCTATCTCGGGCGCAAGACCGCACGGACGCTCGCCGAGATGGACCGCGTTGAAACGACGCTGCTCACCGACAGTGCCCACGGGGTCTACCTCGAGGAGTGCGACCGGGTTATCGTCGGCATGGACTGCATCGTCGACGAGACGCTGTACAATCGCGTTGGCACCTTTCCGATCGCGTCGACGGCCGCCCGACTGGACGTGCCGGTGACCGTCCTCGGCTCGGCCTCGAAGATCGTCAGCGAAGGGTTCGTCTTCGAAAACGAGTTTCGGCCCGGCAGCGAGGTCATGGCCGAACCCGCCGACGGCTTCGACGTGGAAAACCCCGCCTACGACGCGACGCCGGTCGAGTTGCTCGAGAGCGTCATTACGGACGAGGGACGGGAACAGTTCTGA
- a CDS encoding TIGR00341 family protein: MRLVQVFVPRDELDLVIETAEEAGVDYTVSRDTERGEFEALVSIPVPPPAVEPLLEALRDAGLDERSYTVVTAAETIVSKRTDELTSRFSGTRISREELRARAADLAPAASTYFGLLIVSTAIATAGLLLDSAATIIGAMVVAPLMGPALAASVGVIVDDEALATRGITLQAIGLAAAVLTAAVMGWALRGTVLLPPGFEITTVPQIRERITPDFLALFLALGSGVAAVISLTRNVGSVLVGVAIAVALVPPAATAGLGIAWRDPTVVLTAGTLVLVNMLSINLTALLLLWLSGYRPERTESVERVYGRLRSRVAVLLVAILVLSVVLGGITYGTYRTAAVEHDVKTELETMSEAELAAGSELQFRETAIDYELIDVYTGGRPTVTVHVDRPPGEGLPNDFADDVRDRLESAAGVDLEVIVELATTLRSG, encoded by the coding sequence ATGCGTCTCGTACAGGTGTTCGTTCCCCGAGACGAACTGGACCTCGTCATCGAGACGGCGGAGGAAGCTGGCGTCGACTACACCGTCTCCCGAGACACGGAGCGCGGCGAGTTCGAGGCACTCGTTTCGATCCCCGTCCCGCCGCCGGCCGTCGAGCCGCTGTTGGAAGCCCTCCGAGACGCAGGTCTCGACGAGCGATCGTACACGGTCGTCACGGCCGCGGAAACGATCGTCTCGAAGCGAACCGACGAATTGACTAGCCGGTTTTCGGGAACCAGAATCTCCCGCGAGGAGCTCCGGGCACGAGCGGCCGATCTCGCACCGGCAGCGTCGACCTATTTCGGCCTGCTGATCGTGAGTACGGCGATCGCGACGGCCGGGTTGTTGCTCGACTCGGCGGCGACAATCATCGGTGCGATGGTCGTCGCGCCGCTGATGGGACCGGCGCTGGCGGCCAGTGTGGGGGTGATCGTCGACGACGAGGCGCTCGCGACGCGCGGAATCACGTTACAGGCGATCGGCCTCGCGGCCGCCGTCCTCACGGCAGCGGTGATGGGATGGGCGCTCAGGGGGACCGTGTTGCTCCCGCCGGGATTCGAGATCACGACGGTCCCGCAGATCCGCGAGCGGATCACACCCGACTTTCTCGCCCTGTTTCTCGCGTTGGGTTCCGGCGTCGCTGCGGTCATCAGTCTCACGCGAAACGTCGGATCGGTGCTCGTCGGCGTCGCGATCGCCGTCGCGCTCGTTCCGCCCGCAGCCACCGCCGGCCTCGGGATCGCCTGGAGAGATCCGACGGTCGTCCTCACCGCGGGCACGCTCGTCCTCGTCAATATGCTCTCGATCAATCTCACCGCGTTGCTCCTGTTATGGCTGTCCGGCTATCGGCCGGAACGAACGGAATCCGTCGAACGTGTGTACGGGCGGCTCCGCTCGCGCGTCGCGGTGCTCCTCGTCGCGATCCTCGTCCTCTCGGTCGTCCTCGGCGGCATCACCTACGGTACGTACCGCACCGCCGCGGTCGAACACGACGTCAAAACGGAACTCGAGACGATGAGCGAGGCGGAACTCGCGGCCGGCTCCGAACTGCAGTTCCGGGAAACCGCAATCGACTACGAACTCATCGACGTCTACACCGGTGGACGGCCGACGGTCACCGTTCACGTCGACCGACCGCCCGGCGAGGGGCTCCCGAACGACTTCGCCGACGACGTGCGCGACCGCCTCGAGTCGGCAGCCGGCGTCGATCTCGAGGTAATCGTCGAACTGGCGACGACTCTCCGGAGCGGTTGA
- a CDS encoding ThuA domain-containing protein — MVAVTIWNEFRHEREDDAVAAVYPDGIHETIADALADDHEVRTATLDEPDHGLTDDVLESTDVLLWWGHEAHDEVSDAVVDRVRERVLEGMGFIPLHSSHYAKPFKRLMGTSCSLQYREDGGTERLWVVDPGHPIADGLDEAIELSETEMYGEPFDVPEPDRQVFVSWFEGGEVFRSGCCYRRGSGRIFYFRPGHETYPIYENEAVRRVLRNAVAWASPTTGSPRSFGERE; from the coding sequence ATGGTCGCAGTCACGATCTGGAACGAGTTCCGCCACGAACGCGAGGACGACGCGGTCGCGGCCGTCTACCCCGACGGCATTCACGAGACCATCGCCGACGCGCTCGCCGACGACCACGAGGTCCGGACCGCGACGCTCGACGAGCCCGACCACGGTCTCACCGACGACGTCCTCGAGTCGACGGACGTCCTGCTGTGGTGGGGCCACGAGGCGCACGACGAGGTCAGCGACGCGGTCGTCGATCGCGTCCGCGAGCGCGTCCTCGAGGGGATGGGGTTCATCCCGCTGCACTCGAGCCACTACGCGAAGCCCTTCAAACGCCTTATGGGAACCTCCTGTAGCCTGCAGTACCGCGAGGACGGCGGCACCGAGCGGCTCTGGGTCGTCGATCCCGGACATCCGATCGCGGACGGACTGGACGAAGCGATCGAACTCTCCGAGACGGAGATGTACGGCGAGCCGTTCGACGTGCCCGAACCCGACCGGCAGGTGTTCGTCAGCTGGTTCGAGGGCGGCGAGGTGTTCCGCAGCGGCTGTTGTTACCGGCGCGGAAGCGGACGGATATTCTACTTCCGACCGGGGCACGAGACGTATCCGATCTATGAGAACGAGGCGGTTCGGCGGGTCCTTCGGAACGCGGTCGCCTGGGCCAGCCCGACCACGGGCTCACCGCGGTCGTTCGGAGAGCGGGAGTAG
- a CDS encoding Gfo/Idh/MocA family protein, producing the protein MIGDGIGVGIVGLGGMGNLHARSVRELGADVVAGADLVPEQRDRFAQEFGAQTYETHDELVVDDAVDAVIVTTPNRFHEPIAVAALEAGLDVLVEKPLAHTLESAERIAEAAAKSPGICMVGFHNRHAASMAMFDEQHARGRFGDLTHVEADYVRRRGVPGPGSWFTDPELAGGGALLDIGVHALDLALYALDFPEIVEVSGVTRTTFGTSEEYADPDGFGDNWDAEAETYEVDDSVSAFIRCEDGQTVSLEAAWATNREQSMDFRVRGTQAGAQFDIGDTDLHILEAGTSGVDHYADIDMTGDTAVTGYGEQDEQFLATIAAGTAPETNTVEEALTVQRVIDAIYRSSESGRATELADSRVSEHQLEQATRLE; encoded by the coding sequence ATGATTGGCGACGGAATCGGGGTCGGCATCGTCGGCCTCGGTGGGATGGGAAATCTCCACGCGCGGAGCGTCCGAGAACTCGGCGCTGACGTCGTTGCCGGCGCGGACCTCGTCCCGGAGCAACGCGATCGGTTCGCCCAGGAGTTCGGCGCGCAGACCTACGAGACGCACGACGAACTCGTCGTCGACGACGCGGTCGACGCCGTCATCGTAACGACGCCCAACCGATTCCACGAGCCAATCGCCGTCGCGGCCCTCGAGGCGGGGCTGGACGTCCTCGTCGAGAAACCGCTCGCTCACACCCTCGAGAGTGCGGAACGGATCGCCGAAGCGGCGGCGAAATCGCCCGGAATCTGTATGGTCGGGTTCCACAATCGTCACGCAGCATCGATGGCCATGTTCGACGAACAACACGCGCGCGGCCGGTTCGGCGATCTGACCCACGTCGAGGCCGACTACGTCCGACGGCGCGGCGTCCCCGGCCCCGGGTCGTGGTTCACCGATCCCGAACTCGCCGGCGGCGGTGCCTTGCTCGACATCGGCGTCCACGCCCTCGACCTCGCGCTCTACGCGCTCGATTTCCCCGAAATCGTCGAAGTCAGTGGCGTCACTCGGACCACGTTCGGAACCAGCGAGGAGTACGCCGACCCCGACGGCTTCGGCGACAACTGGGACGCCGAGGCCGAGACCTACGAGGTCGACGACTCCGTCAGCGCCTTTATCCGCTGTGAGGACGGTCAGACCGTCTCGCTCGAGGCCGCGTGGGCGACGAATCGCGAACAGAGCATGGACTTCAGAGTCCGCGGCACGCAGGCGGGCGCGCAGTTCGATATCGGCGACACCGATCTCCACATTCTCGAGGCCGGAACGTCCGGCGTCGATCACTACGCCGACATCGATATGACGGGCGATACCGCCGTGACCGGCTACGGCGAACAGGACGAGCAGTTCCTCGCGACTATCGCTGCGGGCACAGCGCCGGAGACGAACACCGTCGAGGAAGCGCTGACCGTCCAGCGAGTCATCGACGCGATCTACCGCTCGAGCGAGTCGGGACGGGCGACCGAACTCGCCGACTCCCGCGTGTCCGAACACCAACTCGAGCAGGCGACGCGACTCGAGTAG
- the psmB gene encoding archaeal proteasome endopeptidase complex subunit beta yields MHTPTDDSDFSRTVDQLADDPNPYEPEIGSMPQNDLTRADLDNVNKTGTTTIGISTADGVVIATDMRASLGGRFVSNKNVQKVEQIHPTGALTLVGSVGGAQSFISSLRAEVNLYEARRGENMSIDALATLAGNFARGGPFFAIHPILGGVDEEGSHVYSIDPAGGVMEDDYTVTGSGMQLAYGHLEQAYEPDMSTEEAKTVAARSIKSAVERDTGSGNGVFLCEITDEGVDIHGHHDFDDVL; encoded by the coding sequence ATGCATACGCCTACAGACGACTCCGACTTCTCCCGGACGGTCGACCAGTTGGCCGACGATCCGAACCCCTACGAGCCGGAGATCGGTTCGATGCCCCAGAACGATCTCACGCGAGCGGACCTGGACAACGTCAACAAGACCGGGACGACGACGATCGGCATCTCCACTGCCGACGGCGTCGTGATCGCGACGGACATGCGCGCCAGCCTTGGCGGGCGCTTCGTCTCGAACAAGAACGTCCAGAAGGTCGAACAGATTCACCCGACCGGCGCGCTCACGCTCGTCGGCAGCGTCGGCGGCGCACAGTCGTTCATCTCGAGTCTCCGCGCCGAGGTCAACCTCTACGAGGCCCGTCGAGGCGAGAACATGAGCATCGACGCGCTGGCGACGCTCGCGGGCAACTTCGCCCGCGGCGGCCCGTTCTTCGCCATCCACCCGATTCTGGGCGGCGTCGACGAGGAGGGCAGCCACGTCTACAGCATCGACCCCGCCGGCGGCGTCATGGAAGACGACTACACCGTCACCGGCAGCGGGATGCAACTCGCCTACGGTCACTTAGAGCAGGCCTACGAACCGGATATGTCCACCGAGGAAGCGAAGACGGTCGCCGCACGGAGCATCAAATCCGCCGTCGAGCGCGACACCGGCTCCGGTAACGGCGTCTTCCTCTGTGAGATCACCGACGAGGGCGTCGACATCCACGGCCATCACGACTTCGACGACGTGCTGTAA
- a CDS encoding DUF555 domain-containing protein: MGNYLVAMEAAWLVRDVDAIDDAIGVAVSEAGKRLNSEDMDYVEVEVGATGCPACGEPFDSAFIAADTALVGLGLEMEVFNADGEEHASRIAKSEVGGALRDVPLSVVEIIETEEDDE; the protein is encoded by the coding sequence ATGGGAAACTATCTCGTCGCGATGGAAGCGGCATGGCTCGTTCGTGACGTCGATGCGATCGACGACGCGATCGGCGTCGCCGTCAGCGAAGCCGGGAAACGACTCAACAGCGAAGATATGGACTACGTCGAGGTCGAGGTCGGCGCGACGGGCTGTCCGGCCTGCGGGGAACCGTTCGACTCCGCCTTTATCGCGGCCGACACCGCGCTCGTCGGACTCGGACTCGAGATGGAGGTCTTCAACGCCGACGGCGAGGAACACGCCTCCCGCATCGCAAAGAGCGAGGTCGGCGGCGCGCTGCGGGACGTCCCGCTCTCGGTCGTCGAAATCATCGAAACCGAAGAAGACGACGAGTAG
- a CDS encoding CBS domain-containing protein: MELPTPADLRQRRTELGLTQSELAETADVSQPLIARIEGGDVDPRLSTLRRIVNALEKAESDVIRADDLMNEAVVNVAPGDSVSEAARKMEEEAYSQLAVIQDGIPVGSISQTDLVHLDSEDRDEPVEEHMSESFPTVSKDATLDEISNLLEHYKAVMITQAGETVGIITEADIAARLS, encoded by the coding sequence ATGGAACTCCCGACGCCAGCGGACCTCCGACAGCGCCGTACCGAACTCGGGCTCACGCAGAGCGAACTCGCGGAGACGGCCGACGTCTCCCAGCCGCTGATCGCACGGATCGAAGGCGGCGACGTCGACCCGCGTCTGTCGACGCTCCGGCGGATCGTCAACGCCCTCGAGAAGGCCGAAAGCGACGTCATTCGCGCCGACGATCTGATGAATGAGGCGGTCGTCAACGTCGCTCCCGGCGACTCCGTCAGCGAGGCCGCTCGGAAGATGGAGGAGGAAGCGTACTCCCAGCTGGCGGTCATTCAGGACGGAATTCCGGTCGGCTCGATCAGCCAGACCGATCTGGTCCACCTCGACTCCGAAGACCGCGACGAACCCGTCGAGGAACACATGAGCGAGAGCTTTCCGACCGTCTCGAAGGACGCCACTCTCGACGAGATCAGCAACCTGCTCGAGCATTACAAAGCCGTGATGATCACGCAGGCCGGCGAAACTGTGGGTATCATCACCGAGGCCGACATCGCCGCGCGCCTCTCCTGA
- a CDS encoding MarR family winged helix-turn-helix transcriptional regulator: MSTDVGAPEGANARELVHFVTQETRFALLANILQHPEGLPSMYELERLNPSVSEATVYKHVQKLIDAGVVEAVALPDDERQQGYPWKFYRLTDEGRAFLAEHNLLAAEETLKRIYETISDKPEKMVKYENAPRPDIE, from the coding sequence ATGAGTACCGACGTGGGGGCTCCCGAAGGGGCGAACGCACGCGAACTCGTCCACTTCGTGACCCAGGAGACACGGTTCGCGTTGCTTGCCAACATTCTCCAACACCCCGAGGGACTGCCGTCGATGTACGAACTCGAGCGGCTGAATCCGAGCGTGAGCGAGGCGACCGTCTACAAGCACGTCCAGAAGCTGATCGACGCCGGCGTGGTCGAAGCGGTCGCGCTCCCGGACGACGAGCGCCAGCAGGGCTATCCCTGGAAGTTCTACCGGCTGACCGATGAGGGGCGTGCGTTCCTCGCAGAGCACAACCTGCTGGCGGCCGAGGAGACCCTCAAACGCATCTACGAGACGATTTCCGATAAACCCGAGAAGATGGTGAAATACGAGAACGCGCCTCGTCCCGATATCGAGTAG
- a CDS encoding aldo/keto reductase, whose protein sequence is MEYTTLGSTGMQVSRLCLGCMSFGSSDWREWVLDDEESKEIIDRAIDLGINFFDTANLYSRGESERILGEALEGHREESVVATKGFFRMRDDDPNSGGLSRKAIEQELAASRERLGMDTIDLYQPHRWDRKTPIETTLRALDDAVRRGHVRYIGASSMWAHQFADSLHTSDRLGLERFATMQNHYNLVYREEEREMLPLCDKEDVGVMPWSPLARGYLTRPHEEIDATTRGETEEYLYEHPYREGGGQEINERVADLADDKGATMAQIALSWLLHKDWVDAPIVGTTSVEHLEQAVEALEIDLSESDLEFLEEPYEPVPVSGHR, encoded by the coding sequence ATGGAGTACACGACGCTCGGTTCGACCGGGATGCAGGTTAGCCGACTCTGTCTGGGCTGTATGAGTTTCGGCTCGAGCGACTGGCGCGAGTGGGTGCTCGATGACGAGGAGAGCAAGGAGATCATCGACCGCGCAATCGACCTCGGGATCAACTTCTTCGATACCGCGAACCTGTACTCGCGGGGCGAGTCAGAGCGGATCCTGGGCGAGGCGCTCGAGGGCCACCGCGAGGAGTCGGTGGTTGCGACGAAGGGCTTCTTCCGGATGCGCGACGACGACCCGAACTCGGGCGGTCTCTCTCGAAAGGCGATCGAACAGGAACTCGCGGCGAGCCGCGAGCGACTGGGGATGGACACGATCGACCTCTATCAGCCCCACCGCTGGGATCGAAAGACGCCGATCGAGACGACACTCCGCGCGCTCGACGACGCCGTTCGCCGCGGACACGTCCGCTATATCGGTGCCTCCTCGATGTGGGCTCACCAGTTCGCCGACTCGCTGCACACCAGCGACCGGCTGGGCCTCGAGCGCTTCGCCACGATGCAAAACCACTACAACCTCGTCTACCGCGAAGAGGAGCGCGAAATGCTCCCGCTCTGCGACAAAGAGGACGTTGGCGTCATGCCGTGGTCGCCGCTGGCTCGTGGCTATCTGACCCGACCGCACGAGGAGATCGACGCCACGACCCGCGGCGAGACTGAAGAGTATCTGTACGAACACCCCTACCGCGAGGGCGGCGGCCAGGAGATCAACGAGCGGGTCGCGGACCTGGCGGACGATAAGGGCGCGACGATGGCCCAGATCGCCCTGTCGTGGCTGCTGCACAAGGACTGGGTCGACGCACCGATCGTCGGCACGACCAGCGTCGAACACTTAGAGCAGGCCGTCGAAGCGCTCGAGATCGATCTCTCCGAGTCGGATCTGGAGTTCCTCGAGGAGCCCTACGAGCCGGTTCCGGTGTCCGGTCACCGGTGA
- a CDS encoding formate/nitrite transporter family protein: MSNPDPPDQERTDREPPDQERQAGEPPEQEQVREAVERSRSGAPAVGAVVRDRFSADEVFQRIVAAADEEVTSGSRELFFSGIAAGFAITITVLLYASLYASTDGHPILSALLYPLGFIYIIIGGYQLYTENTLPPVALSLERIASIPALLRHWTIVLAGNFTGSAIGAAALAWAGVFSPEAADAAMYLGTHGMETAWLDLFFKATFAGLIVAGVVWVEYSARETIARIVIVYLAFLAIPIGNLFHVVTSFTEMAYVVFLGEFGLFAGLTQFVLPVLLGNTIGGILLVTVVNYFQTSERRLESARFEGNERQLSMREWLFGGYVGRSYVPLIDTAGVSEIEESGTYRVLVPISNPRTESRIVDLACTLANDHENAVVHAVHIVQIPNRRSMRYGSGRNERIISESEKKMEGLRDTISSYDIDYETSTVVSHRSFEDVFDTAERERADLVVLGWDDNQPWGAGPAESRIRKLTNNLPCDFLVLKDRDLDTSRILLPTAGGPDSDLSAEVTRTLVQADGSDVSLLHVVDDAEERAEGRTFLANWASEHDLEDADLTIDDSGDIEGAICREAADHSLVIIGATEAGLLSRLVSDSLHMDVVNEVDSSVLLAERPSKRNVIRRLLGW; encoded by the coding sequence ATGAGTAACCCCGATCCACCCGACCAGGAGCGGACGGACCGAGAGCCCCCTGATCAGGAGCGACAGGCCGGCGAGCCCCCCGAGCAAGAACAGGTCCGAGAGGCGGTCGAACGATCCAGAAGCGGTGCACCGGCGGTCGGCGCGGTCGTTCGCGATCGCTTCTCCGCCGACGAGGTCTTCCAGCGGATCGTCGCCGCGGCCGACGAGGAGGTCACTTCGGGGAGCCGCGAACTCTTCTTCAGCGGCATCGCCGCCGGCTTCGCGATCACGATCACGGTCTTGCTGTACGCCTCGCTGTACGCTTCGACCGACGGCCATCCGATACTGAGCGCGCTGCTCTATCCGCTCGGCTTCATCTACATCATCATCGGCGGCTACCAGCTCTACACCGAGAACACGCTCCCGCCGGTCGCGCTCTCCCTCGAGCGAATCGCGAGTATTCCCGCGCTCTTGCGCCACTGGACGATCGTGCTCGCCGGAAACTTCACCGGCAGCGCGATCGGTGCGGCGGCGCTCGCGTGGGCCGGCGTGTTTTCGCCCGAAGCGGCCGACGCGGCGATGTATCTCGGGACTCACGGCATGGAAACGGCGTGGCTCGATCTGTTCTTCAAGGCGACCTTCGCCGGCCTGATCGTCGCCGGCGTCGTCTGGGTGGAGTACTCCGCGCGCGAAACGATCGCACGAATCGTCATCGTCTACTTGGCGTTCCTTGCGATCCCGATCGGCAACCTGTTCCACGTCGTCACCTCGTTCACCGAGATGGCCTACGTCGTTTTCCTCGGTGAGTTCGGTCTCTTCGCTGGCCTGACTCAGTTCGTTCTCCCGGTCCTCCTCGGAAACACCATCGGCGGCATCTTGCTGGTGACCGTCGTCAACTACTTCCAGACGAGTGAACGCCGCCTCGAGTCGGCCCGATTCGAGGGGAACGAACGCCAGCTTTCGATGCGGGAGTGGCTGTTCGGGGGCTACGTCGGCCGGTCGTACGTTCCCCTGATCGACACCGCCGGCGTGTCGGAGATCGAAGAGAGCGGGACGTACCGCGTGCTCGTTCCGATCTCGAATCCGCGCACCGAGTCGCGGATCGTTGATCTGGCCTGTACGCTGGCGAACGACCACGAGAACGCGGTCGTCCACGCCGTCCACATCGTCCAGATACCCAACCGGCGGTCAATGCGCTACGGCTCCGGACGGAACGAACGGATCATCTCGGAATCCGAGAAGAAGATGGAAGGGCTCCGGGACACGATTTCGTCGTACGACATCGACTACGAAACCTCGACGGTCGTCTCCCACCGGTCGTTCGAGGACGTCTTCGACACTGCGGAGCGCGAACGGGCGGACCTCGTCGTCCTGGGCTGGGACGACAATCAACCGTGGGGAGCGGGGCCCGCCGAGAGTCGGATCAGAAAGCTGACCAACAATCTTCCCTGCGATTTCCTCGTCCTCAAGGACCGAGACCTTGACACCTCGCGGATCCTCCTGCCAACTGCCGGCGGTCCGGACTCGGACCTCAGCGCCGAAGTCACTCGAACGCTCGTGCAAGCGGACGGATCGGACGTGTCCCTCCTGCACGTCGTCGACGACGCCGAGGAGCGCGCGGAGGGGCGGACGTTCCTCGCGAACTGGGCGTCCGAGCACGACCTCGAGGACGCCGACCTCACGATCGACGACTCCGGCGATATCGAGGGGGCGATCTGTCGCGAAGCCGCCGATCACTCGCTCGTGATCATCGGCGCGACGGAAGCGGGACTCCTCTCGCGGCTCGTGAGTGACTCCCTTCACATGGACGTCGTCAACGAGGTCGACAGTTCGGTCCTGCTCGCCGAGCGACCCAGCAAACGAAACGTCATTCGCCGACTGCTGGGCTGGTAG